A genomic segment from Bartonella ancashensis encodes:
- the fabA gene encoding 3-hydroxyacyl-[acyl-carrier-protein] dehydratase FabA has translation MAERKSCYAYEELLSCSRGEMFGKNNAQLPAPPMLMIHRITQISETGGGHNKGFVRAEFDITPGLWFFDCHFINDPVMPGCLGLDALWQLTGFFLGWLGESGKGRAISTGEVKLSGMVTPQVKLLEYGIDFKRIRRGNLVLGIADGWVKADEEVIYKAGDLRVALFKES, from the coding sequence ATGGCTGAACGCAAATCCTGCTATGCTTACGAGGAACTTCTGAGCTGCAGTCGTGGTGAGATGTTTGGTAAGAATAACGCACAACTGCCTGCCCCACCAATGTTGATGATTCATAGAATCACTCAGATCAGTGAAACTGGAGGAGGACACAACAAAGGGTTTGTTCGCGCGGAGTTTGATATCACTCCAGGACTGTGGTTTTTTGATTGCCACTTTATCAATGATCCTGTCATGCCAGGATGCCTCGGTTTGGATGCTTTGTGGCAACTAACCGGTTTTTTCCTTGGTTGGTTAGGCGAATCAGGAAAGGGGCGAGCTATATCAACAGGTGAAGTGAAATTATCGGGAATGGTTACTCCACAAGTTAAGCTACTTGAATATGGGATAGATTTTAAGCGTATTCGACGTGGGAATTTAGTCTTAGGTATAGCAGATGGGTGGGTAAAAGCAGACGAAGAGGTTATTTACAAAGCTGGTGATTTACGAGTTGCTTTGTTTAAGGAGAGTTAA
- the fabI gene encoding enoyl-ACP reductase FabI: MNGLMKGKRGLIMGIANDHSIAWGIARRLAEEGAELALTYQGSAFGKRVQPLAEKLNCNLVLECDVEKIETVDHVFKYLEEKWKTIDFVVHAIGFSDKAELKGRYVDATTRENFKRTMVISAYSFTEIAQYASKLMPNGGMLLTLTYGASQQVVPNYNVMGIAKAALEAMVRYLAADFGPQNIRVNAISAGPVRTLAGNGIAAARAIFSYQRRNSPLRRTVDIDEIGKSALYLLSDLSSGVTGEIHYVDSGYNIISMPTLEELKHGEEIHEE, encoded by the coding sequence ATGAACGGTCTAATGAAAGGCAAGCGTGGTCTCATTATGGGAATTGCTAATGATCATTCAATTGCCTGGGGTATCGCACGCCGATTAGCGGAGGAAGGTGCTGAACTTGCCTTAACTTATCAGGGGAGTGCTTTTGGAAAACGTGTTCAGCCTTTAGCAGAAAAGCTTAATTGCAACTTAGTACTCGAATGTGATGTTGAGAAAATCGAAACTGTCGATCATGTATTCAAATACCTGGAAGAAAAATGGAAAACTATAGACTTTGTCGTTCATGCTATTGGTTTCTCTGATAAAGCAGAGCTGAAAGGACGATATGTTGATGCGACGACACGTGAAAATTTTAAGCGTACAATGGTTATATCGGCTTACTCTTTTACAGAAATTGCTCAATACGCTAGTAAGCTCATGCCCAATGGAGGAATGCTTTTGACACTCACATATGGAGCTTCACAGCAAGTTGTTCCTAATTATAATGTCATGGGCATTGCCAAAGCAGCCTTAGAGGCTATGGTACGCTATTTAGCAGCAGATTTTGGTCCTCAAAATATCCGTGTCAACGCAATTTCAGCTGGCCCTGTTAGAACATTAGCTGGTAACGGTATCGCTGCAGCACGAGCAATTTTCTCATATCAGCGTCGCAATTCACCACTTCGTCGTACGGTTGATATTGATGAAATTGGAAAATCTGCTCTCTATTTGCTTTCTGATCTGTCATCAGGCGTTACTGGTGAAATCCACTACGTAGATTCAGGATACAACATAATATCCATGCCAACACTTGAAGAACTAAAGCATGGTGAAGAAATACACGAAGAGTGA
- the coaA gene encoding type I pantothenate kinase — protein MLKSDQADDLTFSISKQYSLYNIFTAQEWAQFRADTPLTLTFDEIKCLRSIEDPIDLEEVERIYLSLSRLLSCHVETVQNLFLKRQQFLCQKDIKKTPFIIGISGSVAVGKSTTARILQELLKRWMPNFKVDLITTDGFLYSNAVLQEKNRMNRKGFPDSYDIKKLLHFLSSVKAGIGNVRAPLYSHLTYDILENQTITIDHPDILIVEGVNVLQVGDFQKNKKSNTASSIPFVSDFFDFSIYVDAQIDMICHWYLERFKRLRKTAFQNPESYFYRYALLSEEAALEIAQNIWRTINLKNLLENILPTRFRANLILRKGKNHLVEYVALRKL, from the coding sequence ATGCTAAAATCCGATCAAGCTGATGATCTAACTTTTTCCATTTCTAAACAATATTCCCTTTATAATATCTTTACTGCACAAGAGTGGGCTCAATTCCGAGCAGACACACCGTTAACTTTAACTTTCGATGAAATCAAATGTTTACGCTCAATTGAAGACCCTATTGATCTTGAAGAAGTAGAACGTATTTATCTTTCCTTATCACGTTTACTATCATGTCATGTAGAAACGGTACAAAACCTGTTCCTGAAACGTCAACAATTTTTATGCCAAAAAGATATCAAGAAAACTCCCTTTATCATCGGAATTTCTGGATCTGTAGCAGTGGGAAAATCAACAACCGCACGTATTCTTCAGGAACTTTTAAAACGTTGGATGCCAAACTTCAAAGTCGATCTAATCACAACTGACGGTTTTCTCTATTCCAATGCTGTATTACAGGAAAAAAATCGTATGAATCGTAAAGGATTTCCCGATTCCTACGATATCAAAAAGTTACTGCATTTCCTTTCTTCTGTGAAAGCTGGTATAGGTAATGTCCGCGCACCACTTTATTCACATTTAACCTACGATATTTTAGAAAATCAAACAATTACTATCGACCACCCTGATATTCTAATTGTTGAAGGTGTTAATGTACTTCAAGTGGGTGATTTTCAAAAAAATAAAAAATCTAATACGGCAAGTAGTATACCTTTTGTCTCAGATTTCTTCGATTTCTCAATCTACGTAGATGCCCAAATAGACATGATTTGTCATTGGTACCTAGAACGCTTCAAACGTCTACGTAAAACGGCTTTTCAAAATCCTGAATCCTATTTTTATCGCTATGCGCTCCTAAGTGAAGAAGCTGCTTTAGAAATAGCCCAAAATATCTGGCGTACAATTAATCTAAAAAATTTACTGGAAAATATATTACCAACGCGATTTCGAGCTAATCTCATTTTACGAAAAGGAAAAAACCATTTAGTCGAATATGTTGCACTTAGAAAACTGTAA
- the irrA gene encoding iron response transcriptional regulator IrrA, producing the protein MNFYSLSKLEECLRKNGLRPTRQRLELAHMIFSQGNRHIAAEELYEEATQAGVPVSLATVYNTLHQFTEAGLLRIIAVEGSKTWFDTNTSDHYHFYIEGENRILDIPYNFEEAPIIENLPQPPQGMEISHVDLIIRLRRKH; encoded by the coding sequence GTGAATTTTTATTCTTTATCCAAATTAGAAGAGTGTTTGCGTAAAAACGGGTTACGGCCAACACGCCAACGGTTGGAGCTTGCTCATATGATTTTTTCTCAAGGCAATCGGCATATTGCCGCTGAAGAGTTATATGAGGAAGCGACTCAAGCGGGTGTTCCCGTGTCTTTAGCAACAGTTTATAATACACTTCATCAATTTACTGAAGCTGGTTTATTGCGGATCATTGCGGTGGAGGGTTCAAAAACTTGGTTTGATACCAATACATCAGATCATTATCATTTCTACATTGAAGGTGAAAATCGTATTCTCGATATTCCGTATAATTTTGAGGAAGCACCTATTATTGAAAATTTACCTCAGCCACCACAGGGAATGGAAATTTCTCACGTTGATTTGATCATTCGATTAAGACGCAAACATTAA
- a CDS encoding leucyl aminopeptidase family protein, with product MPEYQINFTSKRSENSHPIFLVYSSNFTDLPFDASTTAWIKANNFTGKKGQILFVPKETGQLKKVLFGLGNGEEPFITGLLAKHLPTGHWHLEGEAVSGINTYLGLALGSYQFNHYRQNISSKSLSIHVHNTINLNELNRIYETVFFVRDLINSPANEMTPDTLETMTRQLGKTYDAHVTSICGDELLACNFPMIHAVGRASNIAPRLIELQWGQKNHPKITLVGKGVTFDSGGLDIKSANNMLLMKKDMGGSAHVLGLAKLIMDARLPFHLQVLIPAVENVISGNAFRPGDILQSRKGLSVEIGNTDAEGRLILADALAYGDETKPQFMVCMATLTGAARVALGPDLPAFYCTDSVLAQKIIQSAHHTHDPLWQMPLWNPYREKLSSLIADINNTTGDNFAGSITAALFLDAFVEKTESFAHFDLFGWVAKESPGYPIGGNAQTIRALYNLFKNEL from the coding sequence ATGCCTGAATACCAAATTAATTTTACCTCAAAACGTTCTGAAAACAGTCATCCAATATTTTTAGTATACTCAAGTAATTTTACTGATTTACCATTTGATGCATCAACAACTGCATGGATAAAAGCAAATAATTTTACTGGAAAAAAAGGACAAATATTATTCGTTCCCAAAGAAACTGGACAATTAAAAAAAGTCTTATTTGGGCTTGGCAATGGTGAAGAACCTTTTATCACTGGACTCCTTGCAAAACACCTTCCTACTGGACACTGGCACCTAGAAGGAGAAGCTGTAAGTGGAATAAATACCTACTTAGGGTTAGCACTCGGAAGTTATCAATTTAACCACTATCGGCAAAATATTTCTTCTAAATCATTATCAATCCACGTTCATAATACAATTAATCTTAATGAACTTAACCGAATTTATGAAACTGTCTTTTTTGTTCGTGACCTCATTAATTCTCCGGCCAACGAAATGACCCCTGATACCTTGGAAACAATGACACGTCAGTTAGGAAAAACCTATGATGCTCATGTAACAAGTATTTGCGGAGATGAACTCCTAGCATGTAATTTTCCAATGATTCATGCAGTAGGACGAGCAAGTAACATCGCACCACGACTCATTGAATTACAATGGGGACAAAAAAATCACCCTAAAATAACACTGGTTGGAAAAGGTGTAACCTTCGATAGTGGAGGATTAGACATTAAATCAGCTAACAACATGTTGCTAATGAAAAAAGATATGGGCGGCAGTGCACATGTTTTAGGATTAGCCAAATTAATCATGGATGCACGCTTGCCATTTCACCTACAAGTATTGATCCCAGCTGTTGAAAATGTAATTTCTGGAAATGCTTTTCGACCTGGTGATATCCTGCAAAGCCGCAAAGGCTTAAGTGTTGAAATCGGTAATACCGATGCCGAAGGAAGACTTATTCTTGCTGATGCACTCGCCTATGGTGATGAAACAAAACCTCAATTTATGGTTTGTATGGCAACACTAACAGGAGCGGCTCGTGTAGCATTAGGCCCTGATCTTCCTGCATTTTATTGTACTGACTCTGTATTAGCACAAAAGATTATTCAATCAGCTCACCATACTCATGATCCTCTTTGGCAAATGCCACTCTGGAATCCTTATAGGGAAAAATTATCTTCACTAATTGCTGACATAAATAATACAACAGGAGATAATTTTGCAGGCTCTATAACTGCAGCTCTGTTTCTCGATGCATTTGTCGAAAAAACTGAATCTTTTGCTCATTTTGACCTTTTTGGATGGGTAGCAAAAGAATCTCCAGGTTATCCCATTGGTGGAAATGCTCAAACTATCCGTGCCCTTTATAACCTTTTCAAAAATGAACTTTAA
- the fabB gene encoding beta-ketoacyl-ACP synthase I — translation MRRVVITGMGIVSAIGNGLEAVLASLREAKSGVSYAPEYAELGFRSHVYATPTIDVDALIDRRAMRFHGRGTAWNHIAMDQAIADAGLELNEISNGDTGIIMGSGGPSTRSIVEAADITRQKGPKRVGPFVVPKAMSSTAAATLATFFKIKGVNYSISSACATSSHCIGNAYELIQYGKQKRVFAGGCEDLDWTLSVLFDAMGAMSSKYNDTPKTASRAYDINRDGFVIAGGAGVLVLEELELAKARGAKIYGEIVGYGATSDGHDMVSPSGEGAERCMRLALSTVNNKIDYINPHATATPVGDPPEIEAIRRIFGSGDKCPPISATKSLTGHSLGAAGVQEAIYTLLMMNNNFICESAHIEELDPAFSDMPIVRKRSDHQQLNTVLSNTFGFGGTNATLVFQRYS, via the coding sequence ATGCGTCGTGTTGTTATAACCGGGATGGGAATCGTCTCCGCTATTGGGAATGGACTAGAAGCTGTTCTGGCTAGTTTGCGTGAAGCAAAATCAGGAGTTTCTTACGCACCGGAATATGCTGAATTAGGATTTCGTAGCCACGTCTACGCCACACCAACTATTGATGTAGATGCATTGATCGATCGGCGGGCTATGCGTTTTCACGGTCGTGGGACAGCCTGGAACCACATTGCTATGGATCAAGCGATTGCCGATGCAGGCTTAGAATTGAACGAAATATCTAACGGGGATACTGGCATTATTATGGGTTCTGGAGGACCTTCAACACGCTCAATCGTTGAAGCTGCTGACATCACACGTCAAAAAGGGCCCAAACGTGTCGGTCCCTTCGTGGTACCCAAAGCAATGAGCTCTACAGCCGCAGCAACTCTTGCAACCTTTTTTAAAATCAAAGGAGTTAATTATTCAATATCCTCAGCTTGTGCCACATCTAGTCACTGCATTGGCAATGCTTATGAATTGATACAATATGGAAAGCAGAAGCGTGTTTTTGCAGGTGGCTGCGAAGATCTTGATTGGACATTATCTGTCTTATTCGATGCTATGGGCGCCATGTCCAGCAAATATAATGATACACCCAAAACAGCTTCACGTGCATATGATATTAATCGTGATGGATTTGTTATTGCTGGTGGCGCCGGTGTCTTGGTTCTTGAAGAGCTAGAGCTTGCTAAAGCACGTGGGGCAAAAATTTATGGTGAAATTGTTGGTTATGGAGCTACATCAGACGGGCATGATATGGTTTCCCCATCTGGTGAGGGAGCAGAACGGTGTATGCGTCTTGCACTCTCAACTGTAAATAATAAAATTGATTATATCAACCCTCATGCGACAGCAACTCCTGTTGGCGACCCACCTGAAATAGAGGCAATCCGCCGTATTTTTGGATCAGGCGATAAATGTCCACCTATTTCAGCTACAAAATCTTTAACAGGACACTCTTTAGGCGCTGCAGGTGTTCAAGAAGCAATTTATACACTTTTAATGATGAATAATAATTTTATCTGCGAAAGTGCTCATATTGAAGAACTTGATCCAGCTTTTTCCGATATGCCTATTGTTCGTAAACGGTCTGATCATCAACAGCTTAACACTGTGTTATCCAATACATTTGGCTTTGGTGGAACAAATGCAACGCTTGTTTTTCAGCGCTATTCATGA
- the cyoD gene encoding cytochrome o ubiquinol oxidase subunit IV: protein MSTHDEAHGPSVGSYLIGFILAVFFTLGSFIPVMYGMLEGWTVSTKVIYLIGMALIQIVVQVVFFLHLNSGPDAQWNFVALWFTAMCVSIIIGGTWWAISHLNYNMMGGSGRIVEPKMLEMGTTVPER from the coding sequence ATGAGTACACATGATGAGGCACATGGTCCAAGTGTTGGTTCGTATTTAATTGGTTTTATTCTGGCTGTCTTTTTTACTTTGGGGTCTTTTATACCTGTGATGTATGGTATGTTAGAAGGTTGGACGGTGAGCACAAAGGTTATTTATCTTATTGGGATGGCTCTTATTCAGATTGTTGTACAGGTTGTTTTCTTCCTTCATTTAAATTCTGGTCCAGATGCTCAGTGGAATTTTGTAGCTTTGTGGTTTACAGCTATGTGTGTTTCCATCATTATTGGGGGCACTTGGTGGGCTATTTCTCATTTGAATTACAACATGATGGGCGGTTCAGGACGTATTGTCGAACCAAAAATGTTAGAGATGGGTACTACTGTACCGGAAAGATAA
- the hslU gene encoding ATP-dependent protease ATPase subunit HslU has product MCVIFSPREIVSELDRFIIGQRDAKRSVAIALRNRWRRQQLEGQMREEVMPKNILMIGPTGVGKTGIARRLAKLAGAPFVKVEATKFTEVGYVGRDVEQIIRDLVEIAISLVREKKRDEVQERARVNAEERVLESLVGKTASSATKDSFRKKLREGELDDKEIEIEVTHNSSNNASTFDIPGMPGAQMGIMNLSDIFGKIGGRTKVRKTTVRDAFKPLIDDESEKLLDQDQIVQDALRMAENDGIVFIDEIDKIATQNNGVVGAAVSREGVQRDLLPLVEGTTIATKYGQVKTDHILFIASGAFHVSKPSDLLPELQGRLPIRVELNALTREDLRRILTEPEASLIKQYIALMATEEVHLEITDDAIDALADIAVDLNARIENIGARRLQTVMERVLDEISFTAPDKAGTSFKIDAAYVRKSIENLAADIDLSRFIL; this is encoded by the coding sequence ATGTGTGTTATATTTTCTCCTCGCGAAATTGTTTCTGAACTTGATCGTTTTATCATAGGGCAAAGGGATGCTAAGCGTTCCGTTGCTATTGCGTTGCGTAATCGTTGGCGTCGGCAACAGCTTGAAGGGCAGATGCGTGAAGAAGTTATGCCCAAGAACATTTTAATGATAGGGCCAACAGGTGTTGGGAAAACAGGAATAGCACGTCGATTAGCAAAACTTGCTGGGGCTCCTTTTGTGAAAGTAGAAGCTACTAAATTTACTGAAGTTGGTTATGTTGGGCGTGATGTTGAGCAGATTATTCGTGATCTTGTTGAAATAGCAATTTCTCTTGTGCGTGAAAAAAAACGGGATGAAGTGCAGGAAAGAGCGCGTGTGAATGCAGAGGAAAGAGTCTTAGAATCTCTTGTTGGAAAGACAGCAAGTTCTGCTACTAAGGATAGTTTTCGTAAAAAATTACGAGAAGGTGAATTGGATGATAAAGAAATAGAGATTGAGGTCACTCATAATAGCAGTAATAACGCATCAACCTTTGATATTCCTGGTATGCCAGGAGCACAAATGGGGATTATGAATTTATCAGATATTTTTGGAAAAATTGGTGGCCGCACAAAGGTACGTAAAACGACAGTTCGAGATGCTTTTAAACCGCTAATTGATGATGAATCTGAAAAATTGCTTGATCAGGATCAAATTGTTCAAGATGCTTTGCGTATGGCCGAAAATGATGGAATTGTTTTTATTGATGAGATTGATAAAATTGCGACTCAAAATAATGGGGTCGTTGGAGCAGCTGTTTCACGCGAAGGAGTGCAGAGGGATCTCTTACCTCTTGTTGAGGGAACAACAATTGCTACCAAATATGGGCAGGTAAAAACAGATCACATTCTTTTCATTGCATCTGGTGCGTTTCATGTTTCTAAGCCATCTGATTTATTACCAGAGCTTCAGGGGCGTCTACCTATTCGTGTAGAGCTAAATGCTTTAACAAGAGAGGATTTACGACGTATTCTTACTGAGCCAGAAGCTAGTTTAATTAAGCAGTATATTGCTCTGATGGCAACAGAAGAGGTTCATTTAGAGATCACGGATGATGCGATTGATGCTTTAGCTGACATTGCTGTTGATTTGAACGCAAGAATTGAAAATATTGGGGCACGCCGATTACAAACAGTTATGGAACGTGTTTTAGATGAAATTTCATTTACGGCACCTGATAAAGCTGGTACTTCGTTTAAAATTGATGCTGCTTACGTTAGAAAGTCTATCGAAAATCTTGCAGCTGATATTGATCTTTCGCGTTTTATTCTCTAG
- a CDS encoding SH3 domain-containing protein, with amino-acid sequence MRNFRWLRFLAPLLFTVVEGFLSPSLISSYAQTMSYSIGPSGLPLPRFASIKPNRVNVRVGPSSQYAVIFIYRKKGLPVEIIQEYDQWRKIRDAEGDEGWVYKSLLSGKRTVLTIPWRKNTAQNLVLRKSPDNNARPVAKIGPNIIGNIRKCNGQWCELDIHNIRGWLHQTQLWGIYPDEK; translated from the coding sequence GTGAGAAATTTTCGTTGGTTACGCTTTTTAGCTCCCTTATTATTTACGGTAGTGGAAGGATTTTTATCCCCCTCCCTTATTTCATCATATGCACAAACTATGAGTTATAGCATCGGGCCAAGCGGCTTACCACTTCCACGATTTGCGTCAATTAAACCTAATCGTGTCAACGTCCGAGTAGGACCAAGTAGCCAATACGCTGTTATTTTCATTTATCGGAAAAAGGGTTTGCCTGTTGAAATCATCCAAGAATATGACCAATGGCGAAAAATACGTGATGCAGAAGGTGATGAAGGATGGGTTTACAAATCACTTCTATCAGGAAAACGAACTGTTCTCACTATTCCCTGGAGAAAAAATACAGCACAAAATCTCGTGCTGCGCAAATCACCGGACAATAATGCACGACCTGTAGCAAAAATAGGACCTAATATCATCGGGAATATTCGTAAATGTAATGGACAATGGTGTGAACTTGACATTCATAACATACGTGGATGGCTTCATCAAACTCAATTATGGGGAATTTATCCCGATGAAAAATAA
- a CDS encoding C40 family peptidase, with protein sequence MERKDPRLNAFRSDLADRRLKGEVQAQRFVEGERKRVGVPVSGLFKDSQKNEIQTECLLGEDLLIFEHEKTISWGQSLKDGYVGYIDTQALYTPTTEPTHVVSVARTFQYLQSDLRGPKKCALSIGSKVNVVDIIEVRDTTYSILEDGTSVVSRHLAPIGIIYSDYVTIAQTLLHTPYLWGGVSGFGLDCSGLVQLSMMLAGQSILRDTDMQRNTVGKQLTEDSPLQRGDLIFWKDHVAIMLDYQNIIHASGNSMSVVIEPLKEVIARIAKKNQYPIARRRPFKEAA encoded by the coding sequence ATGGAACGAAAAGATCCACGATTAAACGCATTTAGGTCTGATCTTGCTGATCGGCGTCTTAAAGGGGAGGTTCAGGCTCAACGCTTTGTTGAAGGAGAACGGAAGCGCGTTGGAGTTCCTGTTTCTGGCCTATTCAAAGACAGTCAAAAAAATGAAATACAAACAGAATGTCTTCTAGGAGAGGACCTTTTGATATTTGAACATGAAAAAACAATATCATGGGGTCAATCCTTGAAGGATGGTTATGTTGGTTATATCGATACGCAAGCTCTTTATACACCAACTACAGAACCCACACATGTCGTCTCAGTGGCGAGGACATTTCAATATTTACAAAGTGATTTACGTGGACCTAAAAAATGTGCTTTATCAATAGGTAGTAAAGTAAATGTCGTGGACATAATCGAAGTACGTGATACAACGTATTCTATTCTTGAAGATGGAACATCTGTTGTTTCTCGCCACCTTGCGCCAATCGGTATCATATACAGCGATTATGTCACTATTGCGCAAACCCTTCTCCACACTCCATACCTCTGGGGTGGTGTTAGTGGTTTTGGACTTGATTGTTCAGGACTTGTTCAATTGTCTATGATGTTAGCTGGACAATCCATTTTACGTGATACCGATATGCAACGGAATACTGTAGGAAAACAGTTAACAGAAGATAGTCCTCTTCAGAGAGGCGACCTAATCTTCTGGAAAGATCATGTTGCCATCATGCTTGACTATCAAAATATCATCCACGCAAGTGGTAACTCAATGAGTGTGGTGATAGAACCCTTAAAAGAGGTCATTGCACGCATTGCCAAAAAAAATCAGTATCCCATAGCAAGACGCCGCCCATTTAAAGAAGCTGCATGA
- the hslV gene encoding ATP-dependent protease subunit HslV has protein sequence MKQHHGSDRMYGTTIVTVRKGGKVVMAGDGQVSLGQTIMKGNARKVRRLGKDRTIIAGFAGATADAFTLLERLEVKLEQYPNQLMRACVELAKDWRTDRYLRRLEAMMLVADKKITLALTGLGDVLEPEDGIMAIGSGGNFALSAARALIDMDLDAEVIVRKAMKIAAEICVYTNNNFIIETLDTESSSFEKVI, from the coding sequence ATGAAGCAACATCATGGTTCTGATAGGATGTATGGTACAACTATTGTTACTGTGCGAAAAGGCGGTAAAGTTGTTATGGCTGGTGATGGTCAAGTTTCACTTGGACAAACGATCATGAAAGGAAATGCACGCAAGGTACGTCGTTTGGGGAAAGATAGGACAATTATTGCTGGTTTTGCAGGTGCTACAGCAGATGCATTCACTTTGCTGGAGCGATTAGAAGTAAAGCTTGAACAATATCCTAATCAACTTATGCGTGCCTGTGTGGAGCTTGCAAAAGATTGGCGCACGGATCGTTATTTACGTCGTCTTGAGGCGATGATGCTTGTGGCCGATAAAAAAATCACCTTAGCTTTGACAGGTCTTGGTGATGTGTTAGAACCAGAGGATGGTATTATGGCAATTGGTTCTGGAGGTAATTTTGCTTTATCGGCAGCGCGCGCTCTCATTGATATGGATTTGGATGCGGAAGTCATTGTGCGCAAGGCTATGAAAATTGCCGCTGAGATTTGTGTTTATACGAATAACAATTTTATCATTGAAACATTGGATACAGAGTCATCCTCTTTTGAGAAAGTTATTTGA